A genomic stretch from Sphingopyxis sp. YR583 includes:
- a CDS encoding DUF4328 domain-containing protein encodes MAEMDLGSGIDLLQQRAKLVKALLIAGFVLVIAVMVGEIAEYGGVISLDEVELSPPAQLYASVALLSVAVTIATIIFFSMWIYRAAANVAAAEVVGFDYTPGWSVGWFFIPIANLVKPFQAMRQIWNASHGHRADALDHGNGLLTIWWATWLVSNIANNISTRLSLRADTIDDAQLATMFGIVGSVVSLILYPSALRLVDRITIAQREKLTASHIFS; translated from the coding sequence ATGGCAGAAATGGATCTGGGCAGCGGCATCGACCTGCTGCAACAACGGGCAAAACTCGTCAAAGCCCTGCTGATCGCAGGTTTTGTGCTCGTTATCGCGGTGATGGTCGGCGAAATCGCCGAATATGGCGGGGTCATCAGCCTCGACGAAGTCGAGCTTTCGCCCCCGGCGCAGCTATACGCGAGCGTCGCACTGTTGAGCGTCGCGGTCACGATCGCGACGATCATATTCTTTTCGATGTGGATCTACCGCGCCGCGGCCAATGTCGCGGCGGCCGAAGTTGTCGGTTTCGACTATACGCCGGGCTGGTCGGTTGGCTGGTTCTTCATCCCCATCGCCAATCTCGTGAAACCGTTTCAGGCGATGCGGCAGATCTGGAACGCCAGTCACGGCCATCGGGCTGATGCCCTCGATCACGGCAACGGTCTGCTCACCATATGGTGGGCGACCTGGCTGGTTTCGAACATTGCCAACAATATATCGACCCGATTGTCGCTGCGCGCCGACACGATCGACGACGCTCAACTGGCGACGATGTTCGGCATCGTGGGTTCGGTCGTCAGCCTGATACTCTATCCCTCGGCGCTACGGCTGGTCGATCGCATCACAATCGCGCAGCGCGAAAAGCTGACAGCATCGCATATATTTTCCTGA
- a CDS encoding DUF2794 domain-containing protein yields the protein MGTVTPLPFGNNRAVPQQTGFERPELMRILDLYGRMVAAGHWRDYAMDFHRDAAIFSAFRRAAERPEYRIEKRPALRSRQGMWALVSEAGAILKRGDELANVLAPVERKLMKLVGD from the coding sequence ATGGGGACCGTGACACCCCTGCCGTTCGGAAATAACCGGGCGGTTCCGCAGCAGACCGGTTTCGAGCGTCCCGAGCTCATGCGTATCCTCGATCTCTACGGCCGCATGGTCGCGGCGGGACACTGGCGCGACTATGCGATGGATTTCCACCGCGACGCCGCGATCTTCTCGGCCTTTCGCCGCGCCGCCGAGCGCCCCGAATATCGCATAGAAAAACGCCCCGCCTTGCGGAGCCGGCAGGGCATGTGGGCCCTTGTCTCCGAAGCCGGGGCGATCCTGAAACGCGGGGACGAGCTTGCCAATGTGCTCGCCCCCGTCGAACGCAAACTTATGAAGCTGGTTGGAGACTGA
- the cysE gene encoding serine O-acetyltransferase yields the protein MFNGLVAYLDSIKARDPAPRSRWEILLYPGLLAVGMHRIAHWLFEAQLFFLARFVNHLSRFLTAIDIHPGATIGEHLFIDHGFGVVIGETAEIGDNVSIYQGVTLGGTDPANGVGGKRHPTLANDVIVGSGAQILGPVTVNARARVGANAVVTKDVPEGAVMVGIPARSTLLDATEYAREFVPYGTPCSETFDPATQKIELLQCQLDQMQKQLKALLDEREIAEEQAPRRKGSRTGA from the coding sequence ATGTTCAACGGGCTGGTCGCCTATCTCGATTCGATCAAGGCGCGCGACCCTGCGCCGCGGTCGCGTTGGGAAATTCTACTCTATCCGGGCCTGCTTGCGGTCGGGATGCACCGTATCGCGCATTGGCTTTTCGAGGCGCAGCTGTTTTTCCTCGCGCGCTTCGTCAATCATCTCTCGCGCTTCCTGACCGCGATCGACATCCATCCGGGCGCGACGATCGGCGAGCATCTGTTCATCGATCATGGTTTCGGCGTCGTGATCGGCGAAACCGCCGAGATTGGCGACAATGTCTCGATCTATCAGGGCGTGACGCTCGGCGGTACCGATCCCGCGAACGGTGTCGGCGGCAAGCGCCACCCGACGCTTGCCAATGATGTGATCGTCGGATCGGGCGCGCAGATCCTGGGGCCCGTCACCGTCAACGCGCGCGCGCGCGTCGGCGCGAACGCCGTGGTGACCAAGGATGTGCCCGAGGGTGCGGTGATGGTCGGCATCCCGGCGCGCTCGACCCTGCTCGACGCCACCGAATATGCGCGCGAGTTCGTGCCTTATGGTACGCCGTGCAGCGAAACCTTCGACCCCGCGACGCAGAAGATCGAACTGCTGCAATGCCAGCTTGATCAGATGCAGAAGCAGCTCAAGGCTCTGCTCGACGAACGCGAAATCGCCGAGGAACAGGCGCCGCGGCGCAAGGGGAGCCGGACCGGCGCCTGA